Part of the Bubalus bubalis isolate 160015118507 breed Murrah chromosome 9, NDDB_SH_1, whole genome shotgun sequence genome is shown below.
CAAAGTAGGGTCTTCCATTCatgcgtgtgtgttagtcactcagtcgtgtcagactctttgtgaccccatgaactgtagcctgccaggcttctcatgGAAGcctgcaggtaagaatactggagtgtgtaaccattctcttctccagggtgtcttcccaacccagggatggaacctgagtctcctgcattgcaggcaatttctttaccgtctgagccatgaaTGGAAGTCACCCTTCCATTCATGTAAATAGTGCTAAAAATAGGGCAAGAATACACtaaaagtatatttctttttaatacaggACTGCTACTATTGCTTTCCACAAGTCCATGCAAGAAAACATGAACCCAACTCCTCAAGGGATGGGAAGAAGCTGGGCAGACACTTAGCCTTGGATCTAAGGCCTTAGCAGCTGCACCATAAATTGGTACTTCGGTGAGAGGGTGGAATGGAGGACCACTAAGATCACACCTGCAGCTCCCTCTGTGATTATCACTTTGCCCTGCGCCCAGCTCTGCGGAGAACTTTGACCAAAGCCATCCACACTTCCCGGTTCCTCAGGCTGTATATGAGGGGGTTAAGTGTGGGGGTGATAAGGCTGTAGAACAGGGAGACCATGTTGTCCTGGTGTGGGCTGTGGTAGGCACCCGGGACCATGTACATGAACACGGCTGCGCCATAGAAGAGTCCCACTGCTGTGATGTGTGAAGAGCAGGTGGTGAAGGCCTTGTGGCGGGCCTCCTCTGAGCGCATACATAGAACAGCCCCCAACACGTGGCCATAGGAGGTGGCAATGAGGGAAAGGGGAAGCACCAGGATCAGCACTCCCGAGGTGGACAGCGCCAGTTCATAGGTGGAGGTGTCCGCACAGGAGAGCTTGAGCAGCGCAGGAACCTCACAAAAGAAGTGGTCCACGGTGTGCGAGGCACAGTAGGGGAAGTGCAGAGTGATGGAGGTCTGGATGCAGGCATTGAGCACACCCGCCAGCCAGGAGGAGATCACCATGAGCAGGCACACCTGGGGCCTCATGAGCAGAGAATACTGCAGCGGGTGGCACACAGCCACATAACGGTCACAGGACATGAGGGCCAACAGGATGCCCTCAGCCACACCCATCAGCGTGAGGAAGAATATCTGAGCTGCACAACCCCCAAAGGAGATGGAACCTTCTCCTTGCAGAAAGTCTGAGGCCATCTTGGGGATGGTGACCAGGGGGAAGCCAACATCAAACAGGGAGAGCTGACCGAGCAGAAAATACATCGGTGTGTGGAGCCGGGAGTCCACGCAGATCAGGAAGAGCAGAGTGGTGTTGCCCAGAAGCCCCATGATAAACATGACAGCCACCAGGAAGAACAGTAGCTGAGGTGACCCTGAGCGGCTGAAGAGGCCCACCAGAATGAAGTCAGAAGCCACTGACTGATTCATATCTGTCATATTTTACACAACATACTTTTGCTGCAAGAAGAACTGGAGACCCATGGCAAGAAGCCCAAGTGGGGGCTGGTATGTACGTCTCATCCCACGTGCCAATGGCTATTGATTGGTAAAGGCTGCCTGGAGTGCCATCTTGAGAACTATGAGGTCACAGCTAAGATTAATAGGTAGAAAAAGCCATGATTGATTAGTAATGTCTGTCACAGGCATAGGATGGGAAAACCATAACTGGAACCTCTGAATGAGATACTTGGCCACACGTTGGTCAAGAGCTACCtacctactcttttttttttaataatagcaatttagtttttccccttttttaaacgggcttccctggtagctcagatggtaaagcgtctgcctgcaatgcaggagacctggtttcgattcctgggtcgggaagaccccctggagaaggaaatggcaatccactcctgcactcttgcctggaaaatcccatggatggaggagactgataggctacagtccatggggtcgcaaagagtcggacacaactgagggacttcactttcactttttttaaacattaatttttattggagtatagttgctttcagCAGTAAAACAATCTGTCTGCCTCGAAGGAGACAtgtagaagacttgggttcaactcctgggttgggaagattccctagagaaggaatggcaaccctctccagtattctaacctggagcattcatggactgaggagcctggtgggctacagtccatgggatcaaaaagagttggacatgactgagtgactaacacacacacacacatagttgctttacaaagttgtgttccCACTGACTCTTGCAGTCCCAATTTCATGGCCCAAGTCAAAGAACACAACCCCAGTAGAACGTCTCAATACCCCTCATCCGAGTGGTGCTGGGACAAAAGCAGAAGTAATATTCCAAAAGGACTGGTAAATAGATGGAGTTGAATCAACAAACCaagcaagaaaacagagaaagatctGGGTCCAGTGGCCTGGATGAGAATCTGGATCAAAGAGAAATCTTATGAGCAAGCACTGGGATCAAATTGAtggtctggggacttccctggtagtccagtctaaaattgtattaaataaaTCCTGGGAATGTCTCACTATTTCTACGGCTTcataaagaaaaacttaaaaactaaTCCTTAACAATCCTTAACAATTTTCTGCCAATGTGGAACCAATCAATTACCCTAGTCACCAATTTTACCAGTCCCAGCTGGTAAAGTGTCAAGGGCTATTTAAGAGTCAAAATGAACCTAGTCTTGCTCTGTTCACTCACTATGCTCATCTTGAGAGGAGCTGACACCAACTGAGCACTGACTGTATAGTGGGTATCTGGCTATTTCACAGTTAACACTTCAatatgccaatactttggccagctgatttGAAGAGtcgaatcattggaaaagactctgatgctgggaaagatcaaaggcaaaaggagaagagggtggcagaggatgagatgagacggttagatagcattaccaactcaatggacgtgaacctgatcaaactctgggagacagaggacaggggagcctggagtgctgcagtccatggggtcacaaagagtcagacatggcttcagttcagttcagttcagttcagtcactcagtcgtgtccaactctttgagatcccatgaacctcagcatgccaggcctccctttccatcactgactcctggagtccgcccaaacccatgtccattgagtcggtgatgccatccaaccatctaatcctctgtcgtccccttctcctgccctcaatctttcccagcatcagggtcttttcaaatgagtcagcccttcacattaggtggccaaagtattggagcttcagcttcaacatcagtccttccaatgaacacccaggactgatctcctttaggatggactggttggatctccttgcagtccaagggactctcaagagtcttctccaacaccacagttcaaaagcatcaattcttcagcgctcagctttcttcacagtccaaatctcacatccatacatggccactggaaaaaccatagccttgactagacggatctttgtcgacaaagtaatgtctctgctttttaatatgctgtctaggttggtcataaccttccttccaaggagtaagcatcttttaatttcatggctgcaatcactatctgcagtgattttggagcccccaaaaataaagtctgacactgtttccactgtttccccatatatttgccaaaagtaatgggaccggatgccatgatcttagttttctgaatgttgagctttaagccaacttttccactctcctctttcaccttcatcaagaggctctttagttcttcattttctgccataagggtggtgtcatctgcatatctgaggttattgatatttatcccagaaatcttgattccagcttgtgcttcctccagcccagcgttcctcatgatgtactctgcatagaagttaaataagcaggatgacaatatacagccttgacgtactccttttcctctttggaaccagtctgttgttccatatccagtcctaactgttgcttcctgacctgcatacaggtttctcaagaagcaggtcaggtggtctggtattcccatctctttcagaattttccacagtttattgtgatctacacagtcaaaggctttggcatagtcaataaagcagaaatagatgtttttctggaactctcttgctttttcaatgacccagcagatgttggcaatttgatctctggttcctctgccttttctaaaaccagattgaacatctggaagttcacagttcacgtattgctgaagcctggcttggagaattttgagcattactttactagcgtgtgagatgagtgcaattgtgcagtagtttgagcattctttgccattgcttttctttgggattggaatgaaaactgatcttttccagtcctgtggccactgctgagttttccaaatttgctgacatattgaatgcggCACTTTCAttgcattgtctttcaggatttgaaatagctcaacaggaattccatcacctccactagctttgttcatagtgatgcctcgtaaggcccacttgacttcacattccaggatgtctggctctaggtgagtgatcacaccatgttgattatctgggtcattaagatcttttttgtacagttcttctatgtatttttgccatctcttcttaatatcttctacttctgttaggtccatacatttttgtcctttattgagcccatctttgcatgaaatgttcccttggtatctctaattttcttgcgcttttctggagcagccgtgaagagataccccacgtccaaggtaagagaaacccaggtaagatggtaggcactgagagggcattagagggcagacagactgaaactacaatcacagacaaccagccaatctgatcacatggaccacagccttgtctaactcaatgaaactatgccatgccgtgtggggccacccaagatagtcGGGTCATGGctgagaggtctgacagaatgtggtccactggaaaagggaatggcaaaccacttcagtattcttgccttgagaacctcatgaacagtatgaaaaggcaaaaagataggacactgaaagatgaactccccaggttggtatgtgaccaatatgctactggagatcagtggagaaataactccagaaagaacgaagggatggagccaaagcaaaaacaacacccagttgtggatgggactggtgatagaagcaaggtttgatgctgtaaagagcaatattgcataggaacctggaatgttaggtccatgaatcaaggtaaattgaaaatGGTCAAACAgtagatagcaagagtgaacattgacattctaggaatcagctaactaagatggactggaatgggtgaatttaactcagatggccattatatctactactgtgagcaggaatcccttagaagaaatggagtagccaccatagtcaacaaaagagtccgaaatgcagtacttggatgtgatctcaaaaacgacagaatgatctctgttcatttccaaggcaaaccattcagtatcacagtaatccaagtctatgcctcaaccagtaatgctgaagaagctgaagttgaacggttctatgaagacctacaagatcttatagaactaacacccaaaaagatgttcttttcattataggggactggaatgcaaaagtaggaagtcaagaaacacctagagtaacaggcaaatttggccttggaatacggaatgaagcagggcaaagattaatagagttttgccaagagaactcactgataatagcaaacaccctcttccaacacaagagaagaatctacacatggacatcaccagatggtcaacattgaaatcagattgaggtgaggggtatctcctcaccaccacctgacctgcctcttgagaaacctgtatgcaggtcaggaagcaacagttagaactggacatggaacaacagactggttccaaataggaaaaggagtatgtcaaggctgtatattgtcaccctgcttatttaacttctatgcagagtacatcatgagaaacgctgggctggaagaagcacaagctggaatcaagattgccgggagaaatatcaataacctcagatgtgcagatgacaccacccttatggcagaaagtgaagaggaattcaaaagcctcttgatgaaagtgaaagtggagagtgaaaaagttggcttaaagctcaacattcagaaaacgaagatcatggcatctggtcccatcacttcatgggaaatagattggggaaacagtggaaacagtgtcagactttattttcgggggctccaaaatcactgcagatggtgattgcagccatgaaattaaaagacgcttactccttggaagagaagttatgaccaacctagacagcatattcaaaagcagagacattactttgccaacaaacatccatctagtcaagctatggtttttccagtgatcatgtatggatgtgagagtcggactgtgaagaaagctgagcaccgaagaattgatgcttttgaactgtggtgttggagaagactcttgagagtcccttggactgcaaggagatccaatcagtccattctgaaggagatcagccctgggatttctttggaaggactgatgctaaagctgaaactccagtactttggccacctcatgcaaagagttgactcattggaaaagactctgatgctgggagggattgggggcaggaggagaaggggatgacagaggatgagatggctggatggcatcactgactcagtggatgtgagtctgagtgaactccaggagttggtgatggacagggaggcctggcgtgctgcgattcatggggttgcaaagagtcagacacaacggagcaactgaactgaactgaactgacagtgatctaaatggtaatttttatgtattaaaattatgtattggaaaaatcctgatgctgggaaagattaaaggcatgaggaggaggggacaacagaggatgagatggttagatagcgtcacaGACTCAATGGGTATGAATTGGAGCTAACTCCAGAAGattgtgaaagacagggaaggaagcctagtgtgctgcagtccatagggcctcaAAGAATccgacacaattgagcaactgaacaacaactatatataatttataacaataaaaaaagaaacactgactATAGGTCTTgctgtttttctgtaatttttggaTGAGAAGCAGATATTCAGAGAAGTCTGGTGACTTGTCCAGCAACAAGTAACAGAATCAGGATTTGAACAAAATAGGGATCCGAttcggagaagggaatggcaacccactccagtactttttcctggaaaatcccatggacagaggagcctgggaggctgcagtccatggggtcgctaagagtcagacacgactgagtgacttcactttattttttcactttcatgcattggagaaggaaacggcaacccactccagtgttcttgcctggagaatcccagggactggggagcctggtgggctgccgtctatggggtcgcacagagtcggacacgactgaagtgacttagcatagcatagcatagcataaggaTCGGATTCCAAAGTTCccattttttcctttgcattctaCACACTCCTCCCAGGCACTGTAGTTATACATTTCGAATTTgttatacacactcacacacactcagtcCTGTGTGCCTACAAACTTACCTTTCCTtccaggattcccaggtggtcccACTGTTGATGCGTCTTTAAAGAGATGGGTTCTAAACCTCTGGGTTTTTGGAATCTCTAGCCTGAAGTTCTTTGGTGGCTAGAGACTCTGATTGTGATTCCCTTGTGTCCTAAGCTTTTGATAAACTCGTTCCCCTACAAAATctctcttggaaaaaaaaagttccaacCTCCTCCAAGAGCTGGGCACAGCTAGCCAGGATCCACTCAGATCTGGGCTGGATTATCTTACTGTGACTCACAACATTGCTTCTCATTTGGGTCCAAGAGGATCTCCTTTGGCAAGTTTCTAAACTGTATATTACTCttcctttccccattttcctGCATGATGCCAAAATTTTGATCTGGGGGGCCCTCTGCTGATGCTGAGTGACCTGGGGAAAGGGGCTGGCATTATTCACTTTCTGGTTGCCCTTAAAACTCTCatatctctccaccatgaccagatAAGATCTGGACTC
Proteins encoded:
- the LOC102406039 gene encoding olfactory receptor 2Z1, with protein sequence MTDMNQSVASDFILVGLFSRSGSPQLLFFLVAVMFIMGLLGNTTLLFLICVDSRLHTPMYFLLGQLSLFDVGFPLVTIPKMASDFLQGEGSISFGGCAAQIFFLTLMGVAEGILLALMSCDRYVAVCHPLQYSLLMRPQVCLLMVISSWLAGVLNACIQTSITLHFPYCASHTVDHFFCEVPALLKLSCADTSTYELALSTSGVLILVLPLSLIATSYGHVLGAVLCMRSEEARHKAFTTCSSHITAVGLFYGAAVFMYMVPGAYHSPHQDNMVSLFYSLITPTLNPLIYSLRNREVWMALVKVLRRAGRRAK